A portion of the Pseudoxanthomonas sp. JBR18 genome contains these proteins:
- the fliM gene encoding flagellar motor switch protein FliM: MSDLLSQDEIDALLHGVDAGVVDTEPEPAAPGEARQYDFSSQDRIIRGRMPTLEMVNERFARLWRIGLFNLIRRSADLSVRGIDLVKFNEYMHSLYVPTNLNLIKFKPLRGTGLIVFEPTLVFSVVDNFFGGDGRYHTRIEGREFTATEMRVVQLMLRQTFADLKEAWSPVMDVEFEYINSEINPHFANIVTPREYVVVCRFHVELEGGGGEIHITLPYSMLEPIRELLDAGIQSDRVDRDESWNIMLREQLNSAEVTLSSVLARKQLSLRELTSLKVGDILPIELSPQVPLCVEDVPLFTGEFGISRGQNAIKIVSNQPPGAMPRRPALQEDAP; the protein is encoded by the coding sequence ATGAGCGACCTGCTTTCCCAGGACGAAATCGATGCCCTGCTGCATGGCGTCGATGCCGGCGTGGTGGACACCGAGCCGGAGCCGGCCGCCCCCGGCGAGGCGCGCCAGTACGACTTTTCCAGCCAGGACCGGATCATCCGCGGGCGCATGCCCACCCTGGAAATGGTCAACGAGCGCTTCGCCCGCCTGTGGCGCATCGGTCTGTTCAACCTGATCCGTCGTTCGGCCGACCTGTCGGTGCGCGGCATCGACCTGGTCAAGTTCAACGAGTACATGCACTCGCTGTACGTCCCGACCAATCTGAACCTGATCAAGTTCAAGCCACTGCGTGGCACCGGCCTGATCGTGTTCGAGCCGACCCTGGTGTTTTCGGTGGTGGACAATTTCTTCGGGGGCGACGGGCGCTACCACACGCGCATCGAAGGCCGCGAGTTCACCGCCACCGAGATGCGCGTGGTCCAGCTGATGCTCAGGCAGACCTTCGCCGACCTCAAGGAAGCCTGGTCGCCGGTGATGGACGTGGAGTTCGAGTACATCAACTCGGAGATCAATCCGCACTTCGCCAACATCGTCACCCCGCGCGAGTACGTGGTGGTGTGCCGCTTCCATGTGGAGCTGGAGGGCGGTGGCGGCGAGATCCACATCACCCTGCCCTACTCCATGCTCGAGCCGATCCGCGAACTGCTCGATGCCGGCATCCAGAGCGACCGGGTCGACCGTGACGAAAGCTGGAACATCATGCTGCGCGAACAGCTCAACAGCGCCGAGGTGACCCTGTCCAGCGTGCTGGCGCGCAAGCAGCTGAGCCTGCGCGAGCTGACCAGTCTGAAGGTCGGCGACATCCTGCCCATCGAGCTGTCACCCCAGGTCCCCCTGTGCGTGGAAGACGTGCCGTTGTTCACCGGTGAGTTCGGCATCTCGCGCGGTCAGAACGCCATCAAGATCGTGTCCAACCAACCCCCGGGCGCCATGCCTCGCCGCCCCGCCCTCCAGGAAGACGCCCCATGA
- a CDS encoding flagellar basal body-associated FliL family protein, whose translation MSAPDKSKKSDDAKDAPKSGKSKKLLIIVIAAVVLLGGGGAAAWFFLKKPAADGHAKAEEKHELPKPASYFAMDPAFVVNLNGGEDGPRYLQIEVQLMTRDPEELKHIEENAPAIRAHLLMLFSQVKATDIADIAGRQKLQAAALADAQKVMTGETGKKCIEELLFTSFVTQ comes from the coding sequence GTGTCCGCCCCCGACAAATCGAAGAAGTCCGACGACGCCAAGGACGCCCCCAAGAGCGGCAAGTCCAAAAAGCTGCTGATCATCGTCATCGCAGCCGTGGTGCTGCTCGGCGGCGGCGGCGCGGCCGCCTGGTTCTTCCTGAAGAAGCCCGCGGCCGACGGCCACGCCAAGGCCGAGGAAAAGCACGAGCTGCCCAAGCCGGCCAGCTATTTCGCGATGGATCCGGCCTTCGTGGTCAACCTCAACGGTGGCGAGGACGGCCCGCGCTACCTGCAGATCGAGGTCCAGCTGATGACCCGCGATCCGGAGGAGCTCAAGCACATCGAGGAAAACGCCCCGGCCATCCGGGCCCACCTGCTGATGTTGTTCTCGCAGGTCAAGGCGACCGACATCGCCGACATCGCCGGCCGCCAGAAGCTGCAGGCCGCCGCGCTCGCCGACGCGCAGAAGGTCATGACCGGCGAAACCGGCAAGAAGTGCATCGAAGAACTCCTGTTCACCAGCTTCGTCACCCAGTAA
- a CDS encoding flagellar hook-length control protein FliK encodes MSGLSMIGGAGRNGLMANASNDSGAADQVTQGQDFASMMGAGQQANQASRASAAPQAKERPQAREDGQASQDTDPQDQQATSPAREGASAEAGERAVAQAKPAGKPASGKDTATESDDKDDAWPPAGLGGFGLNLLPLAPTALASQATPLGGNGLAIGTGGGASTPGLTALVAGLAAGAAQADGTALAQGASAATSTAVNQQAGAGFASLLSQSAAQPAQAPAEAGNALAAAALAQAIGSKPADDASGADAGAVDPINLLATTVPQSPVRDVAGVGAPFTGSPTPTPNLHADNFDDAMGARMSWLADQKIGHAHIKLSPADLGPVEVRLHLSGDQVNAAFSSNHAEVRHALENSLPRLREMLGQHGFQLGQADVGQHQQSPSQGGSGTSAGPGGELAEDGMTPAGIPSVVLRQRGLLDAYA; translated from the coding sequence ATGAGCGGTCTTTCCATGATCGGCGGTGCCGGTCGCAACGGCCTGATGGCCAACGCCAGCAACGACAGCGGCGCGGCCGACCAGGTCACGCAGGGCCAGGATTTCGCCAGCATGATGGGCGCCGGCCAGCAGGCCAACCAGGCATCCCGCGCCAGCGCCGCTCCGCAGGCCAAGGAGCGTCCGCAGGCACGCGAGGACGGCCAGGCGTCCCAGGACACCGATCCACAGGATCAGCAGGCCACCTCGCCCGCGCGCGAAGGCGCCAGCGCCGAGGCCGGCGAGCGCGCCGTGGCGCAGGCCAAGCCCGCCGGCAAGCCGGCTTCCGGCAAGGACACCGCCACCGAGTCCGACGACAAGGACGATGCATGGCCACCGGCCGGTCTGGGCGGCTTCGGCCTGAACCTGCTGCCGCTGGCCCCCACCGCGCTGGCCAGCCAGGCCACGCCGCTGGGCGGCAACGGTCTGGCGATCGGCACCGGTGGCGGCGCGAGCACGCCGGGCCTGACCGCACTGGTGGCCGGCCTGGCTGCGGGTGCGGCACAGGCCGATGGCACCGCCCTTGCGCAGGGGGCGAGCGCGGCCACGAGCACCGCCGTGAATCAACAGGCCGGCGCCGGGTTCGCCAGCCTGCTGTCCCAGTCCGCCGCCCAGCCGGCGCAGGCGCCCGCCGAGGCAGGCAATGCACTGGCCGCGGCCGCGCTGGCCCAGGCCATCGGCAGCAAGCCCGCTGACGATGCGAGCGGTGCCGATGCCGGTGCGGTCGACCCGATCAATCTGCTGGCGACGACCGTGCCGCAATCGCCGGTGCGCGATGTGGCCGGCGTCGGCGCGCCGTTCACCGGCTCGCCGACGCCGACGCCCAACCTGCACGCGGACAACTTCGACGATGCGATGGGCGCGCGCATGAGCTGGCTGGCCGACCAGAAGATCGGCCACGCCCACATCAAGCTCAGCCCGGCCGACCTGGGCCCGGTCGAGGTGCGTCTGCACCTGAGCGGCGACCAGGTCAACGCCGCCTTCAGCAGCAACCACGCCGAAGTGCGCCACGCGCTGGAAAACAGCCTGCCCCGCCTGCGCGAAATGCTCGGCCAGCACGGCTTCCAGCTGGGCCAGGCCGATGTCGGCCAGCACCAGCAATCGCCCTCGCAGGGCGGATCCGGAACCAGCGCCGGTCCCGGCGGCGAGTTGGCCGAGGACGGCATGACACCCGCCGGGATTCCGTCGGTGGTGCTGCGCCAGCGCGGCCTGTTGGACGCCTACGCCTGA
- the fliJ gene encoding flagellar export protein FliJ translates to MMQSQRIDPLLRRAQQHEDEVARDLAERQRALSTHESRLEELRRYAEEYANSQMAATSPAQLANRRAFLDRLNSAVEQQCQTVDRNREKVEMERSRLLLASRDKQVLEQLAASYRAQERQAADRRSQREMDDLGARLARPSLGAANEDKEQQR, encoded by the coding sequence ATGATGCAATCGCAGCGAATCGATCCCCTGCTCCGCCGGGCCCAGCAGCACGAGGACGAAGTGGCCCGCGACCTGGCCGAGCGCCAGCGCGCCCTGAGCACGCACGAGTCGCGCCTGGAGGAACTGCGTCGCTACGCCGAGGAATACGCCAACAGCCAGATGGCGGCCACCAGCCCGGCCCAGTTGGCCAACCGGCGCGCCTTCCTGGACCGCCTCAACAGCGCCGTCGAGCAGCAGTGCCAGACCGTGGACCGCAACCGCGAGAAGGTCGAGATGGAACGCAGCCGCCTGCTGCTGGCCAGCCGCGACAAGCAGGTGCTCGAGCAGCTGGCCGCCAGCTACCGCGCCCAGGAGCGCCAGGCCGCCGACCGCCGCAGCCAGCGTGAGATGGACGACCTCGGCGCCCGCCTGGCCCGTCCGTCGCTGGGCGCGGCCAACGAAGACAAGGAGCAGCAGCGATGA
- the fliI gene encoding flagellar protein export ATPase FliI has protein sequence MSAVPDPIDWLEARNLRLAGRLGRINLDPANGRGLIREGILRRAVGLTLEAVGCEAPLGSVCKVQVVDDGWVDAEVVGFAGERTYLMPSAEMHGLLPNARVVPSHQRGGVEVGEGLLGRVIDSDGVPLDGKGPIRAEGAVGMAGVSINPLAREPITTPLDVGVRAINALLPIGRGQRVGLFAGSGVGKSTLLGMMTRYTAADVIVVGLIGERGREVRDFVESTLGEEGLRRAVVVAAPADRPPLARLHGAYRATAIAEWFRDQGLNVLLLMDSLTRFAQAQREIGLSVGEPPTTRGYPPSVFAKLPALVERAGNGAKGRGSITAFYTVLTEGDDPQDPIADAARAILDGHILLSRRVADSGLYPAIDVESSVSRVVQDIADEPWRLRIRALKRLVSAYSSNRDLISIGAYQRGNDAAVDEALERWPEIVEFLGQDVTKAADLPHSQAALRRLVERETQS, from the coding sequence GTGAGCGCCGTTCCCGATCCGATCGACTGGCTGGAGGCGCGCAACCTGCGCCTGGCCGGGCGCCTGGGCCGCATCAACCTGGACCCAGCCAACGGTCGCGGTCTGATCCGCGAGGGCATCCTGCGCCGCGCCGTCGGCCTGACCCTGGAAGCGGTCGGCTGCGAGGCCCCTTTGGGTTCGGTGTGCAAAGTTCAGGTGGTCGACGACGGCTGGGTGGATGCCGAGGTGGTCGGCTTCGCCGGCGAGCGCACCTACCTGATGCCCAGCGCCGAAATGCACGGCCTGCTGCCCAATGCCCGCGTGGTGCCCTCCCACCAGCGTGGCGGCGTGGAAGTGGGCGAAGGCCTGCTCGGCCGTGTGATCGACTCGGACGGCGTGCCGCTGGACGGCAAGGGCCCGATCCGTGCCGAAGGCGCGGTGGGCATGGCCGGCGTGTCGATCAACCCCTTGGCACGCGAGCCGATCACCACCCCGCTGGACGTGGGCGTGCGCGCCATCAACGCCCTGCTGCCCATCGGTCGCGGCCAACGCGTGGGCCTGTTCGCCGGCTCGGGCGTGGGCAAGTCCACCTTGCTGGGCATGATGACCCGCTACACCGCCGCCGATGTGATCGTGGTCGGGCTGATCGGCGAACGCGGCCGCGAAGTGCGCGACTTCGTCGAGAGCACCCTGGGCGAGGAAGGCCTGCGCCGCGCGGTGGTCGTGGCCGCGCCGGCCGACCGCCCGCCGCTGGCCCGTCTGCACGGTGCCTACCGGGCCACTGCGATTGCCGAATGGTTCCGCGACCAGGGCTTGAACGTGCTGCTGCTGATGGATTCGCTGACCCGCTTTGCCCAGGCCCAGCGCGAGATCGGCCTGTCGGTGGGCGAACCGCCGACCACCCGCGGCTACCCGCCCAGCGTGTTCGCCAAGCTGCCGGCGCTGGTCGAGCGCGCCGGCAACGGCGCCAAGGGCCGCGGCTCGATCACCGCCTTCTACACCGTGCTGACCGAAGGCGACGATCCGCAGGATCCGATCGCCGATGCCGCGCGCGCGATCCTGGACGGCCACATCCTGCTCTCGCGCCGGGTCGCCGATTCGGGCCTGTACCCGGCCATCGACGTCGAATCCTCGGTCAGCCGTGTGGTGCAGGACATCGCCGACGAGCCCTGGCGCCTGCGCATCCGCGCGCTCAAGCGGCTGGTGTCGGCCTATTCGTCCAACCGCGACCTGATCAGCATCGGCGCCTACCAGCGCGGCAACGACGCGGCCGTGGACGAGGCCCTGGAGCGCTGGCCGGAAATCGTCGAATTCCTGGGCCAGGACGTCACCAAGGCCGCCGATCTGCCCCATAGCCAGGCCGCGTTGCGGCGCCTGGTCGAACGTGAGACCCAGTCATGA
- a CDS encoding FliH/SctL family protein, translating to MNTPAAVRWFAPELDAPAQTETSEDISVEAAAPVLRPPSLEELQAIQDAAHQEGFDRGHAEGLAQAQSEMRRLAAQFEGIVDNFTRPLAHLENEVVGALGELAVRIAGALVGPAYQADPTQLADLVNEALIAVGGAQREVEVRLHPDDIIALTPLLQLADGNRLVPDLSLTRGDLRVHAEAVRIDGTLEARLRAALETIMRRSGAGL from the coding sequence ATGAACACGCCTGCCGCCGTGCGCTGGTTCGCTCCGGAGCTGGATGCCCCGGCCCAGACCGAGACCTCCGAGGACATCTCGGTCGAGGCCGCCGCCCCGGTCCTGCGTCCGCCGAGCCTGGAGGAACTGCAGGCCATCCAGGACGCCGCCCACCAGGAAGGCTTCGACCGTGGCCATGCCGAGGGTCTGGCCCAGGCCCAGTCCGAGATGCGGCGCCTGGCCGCGCAGTTCGAAGGCATCGTGGACAACTTCACCCGTCCGCTGGCGCATCTGGAAAACGAGGTCGTCGGCGCCCTGGGCGAACTGGCCGTGCGCATCGCCGGCGCCTTGGTCGGCCCGGCCTACCAGGCCGATCCGACGCAGCTGGCCGACCTGGTCAACGAGGCCCTGATCGCCGTCGGCGGCGCCCAGCGCGAGGTCGAGGTGCGCCTGCATCCGGACGACATCATCGCCCTGACCCCGCTGCTTCAGCTGGCCGACGGCAACCGGCTGGTGCCGGACCTGTCGTTGACCCGCGGCGACCTGCGCGTCCACGCCGAAGCCGTGCGCATCGACGGCACCCTGGAGGCACGCCTGCGCGCCGCGCTGGAGACCATCATGCGCAGGTCCGGAGCCGGCCTGTGA
- the fliG gene encoding flagellar motor switch protein FliG, with translation MKGVQRAAVLLLSLGEADAAEVLKHMDPKEVQKIGIAMATMTGISREQVERVMDEFNTELGSKTSLGVGADDYIRNVLVQALGEDKAGGLIDRILLGRNTTGLDTLKWMDPRAVADLVRNEHPQIIAIVMAHLDNDQAAEALKLLPERTRADVLMRIATLDGIPPNALNELNEIMERQFAGNQGMKSSNVGGVKVAANILNFLDTGADQGVLAAITKIDAELGSRIQDLMFVFDNLVELDDRALQTMLREVSGERLGLALRGADVKVREKITKNMSQRAAEILLEDMEARGPVRLADVEAAQKEILAIVRRLADEGVISLGGSGAEAMV, from the coding sequence ATCAAGGGCGTGCAGCGCGCCGCGGTGCTGTTGCTCTCGCTGGGCGAGGCCGACGCGGCCGAGGTGCTCAAGCACATGGACCCCAAGGAGGTGCAGAAGATCGGCATCGCCATGGCCACCATGACCGGCATCTCGCGCGAGCAGGTCGAGCGGGTCATGGACGAATTCAATACGGAGCTGGGCAGCAAGACCTCGCTGGGCGTGGGCGCCGACGACTACATCCGCAACGTGCTGGTCCAGGCCCTGGGCGAGGACAAGGCCGGCGGCCTGATCGACCGGATCCTGCTGGGCCGCAACACCACCGGGCTGGACACGCTCAAGTGGATGGATCCGCGCGCGGTGGCCGACCTGGTGCGCAACGAGCACCCGCAGATCATCGCCATCGTCATGGCGCATCTGGACAACGACCAGGCGGCCGAGGCGCTCAAGCTGCTGCCCGAGCGCACCCGCGCCGACGTGCTGATGCGCATCGCCACCCTGGACGGCATCCCGCCCAACGCGCTGAACGAGCTCAACGAGATCATGGAGCGCCAGTTCGCCGGCAACCAGGGCATGAAGTCCTCCAACGTCGGTGGGGTCAAGGTGGCCGCCAACATCCTCAACTTCCTCGACACCGGCGCCGACCAGGGCGTGCTGGCGGCGATCACCAAGATCGACGCCGAACTGGGCAGCCGCATCCAGGACCTGATGTTCGTCTTCGACAACCTGGTCGAGCTGGACGACCGCGCCCTGCAGACCATGCTGCGCGAAGTCTCCGGCGAGCGCCTGGGCCTGGCCCTGCGCGGTGCCGACGTGAAGGTCCGCGAGAAGATCACCAAGAACATGTCCCAGCGCGCAGCCGAGATCCTGCTGGAGGACATGGAGGCCCGCGGACCGGTCCGTCTGGCCGACGTGGAAGCCGCGCAGAAGGAGATCCTGGCCATCGTCCGGCGCCTGGCCGATGAGGGCGTGATCAGCCTGGGCGGCAGCGGTGCGGAGGCGATGGTATGA
- the fliF gene encoding flagellar basal-body MS-ring/collar protein FliF, translating to MALALSKDSLSSEKAGAWFDRVQSLQITRRLGLMAMIAVAVAAGLFVFFWSQKPDYAPLYTGLDEKGTAEAADLLRTAQIPFKLDQATGAISVPQDKVYDARLKLAGAGLTDNGSMGFEMMEKDPGFGVSQFVESARYQHALETELARTIASLRPVREARVHLAIPKPSAFTRQREAASASVVLELRGGNSLERNQVDAIVNMVASSIPDLSPDRVTVVDQSGRMLTISDPNSDAALNAAQFDRVRRQESSYNQRIRELLEPMTGPGRVNPEVSVDMDFSVVEEARELYNGDPPKLRSEQVSDSSSTANGPQGVPGATSNSPGQGANAPAPAAGQPNAAAAATGAAGQQTAAAATPTETSKSATRNYELDRTLQHTRQPAGRIKRVSVAVLIDNVPRPDAKGKLTDQPLSAAELTKVEALVKQAVGFDADRGDTVSVMNAPFVKTTTDGPDPVKWWEDPRIRDALRLGVGALIVLALLFGVLRPALRQIAGPASAGGKKGKKGTDGEGVPTGSVSMLENDDPLLSLAEDTARLSGGEKGGALPLPDAYEERLRLAREAVKADSKRVAQVVKGWVASEA from the coding sequence ATGGCCCTGGCCCTCTCCAAAGATTCTCTCAGCAGCGAAAAGGCCGGCGCCTGGTTCGACCGGGTGCAGAGCCTGCAGATCACCCGTCGGCTGGGGCTGATGGCGATGATCGCCGTGGCCGTGGCCGCCGGCCTGTTCGTGTTCTTCTGGTCGCAGAAGCCCGACTACGCCCCGCTCTACACCGGCCTGGACGAAAAAGGCACGGCCGAGGCCGCCGACCTGCTGCGCACCGCGCAGATCCCGTTCAAGCTGGACCAGGCCACCGGCGCGATCTCGGTGCCGCAGGACAAGGTCTACGATGCACGCCTCAAGCTGGCCGGCGCCGGGCTGACCGACAACGGCAGCATGGGCTTTGAAATGATGGAAAAAGACCCGGGCTTCGGTGTGAGCCAGTTCGTCGAGAGCGCGCGCTACCAGCACGCGCTGGAAACCGAACTGGCCCGCACGATCGCCTCGCTGCGCCCGGTGCGGGAGGCGCGCGTGCACCTGGCCATCCCCAAGCCCAGCGCCTTCACCCGCCAGCGCGAGGCCGCCAGCGCCTCGGTCGTGCTGGAGCTGCGCGGCGGCAACAGCCTGGAGCGCAACCAGGTCGACGCCATCGTCAACATGGTCGCCTCCAGCATCCCGGATCTGTCGCCTGACCGGGTCACCGTGGTGGATCAGAGCGGGCGCATGTTGACCATCTCCGATCCCAACAGCGATGCGGCGCTCAATGCGGCGCAGTTCGACCGGGTGCGCCGCCAGGAAAGCTCCTACAACCAGCGCATCCGCGAGCTGCTCGAGCCGATGACCGGCCCGGGCCGGGTCAATCCGGAAGTCAGCGTGGACATGGACTTTTCGGTCGTGGAGGAAGCCCGCGAGCTGTACAACGGCGACCCGCCGAAGCTGCGCAGCGAGCAGGTCAGCGACAGCAGCAGCACCGCCAACGGCCCGCAGGGCGTCCCCGGTGCGACCAGCAATTCCCCGGGCCAGGGTGCCAATGCCCCAGCGCCGGCCGCCGGCCAGCCCAACGCCGCCGCTGCCGCGACCGGCGCCGCTGGGCAGCAGACCGCTGCGGCGGCCACCCCGACCGAGACCTCCAAGAGCGCCACCCGCAACTACGAGCTGGACCGCACCCTGCAGCACACCCGCCAGCCGGCGGGGCGCATCAAGCGCGTGTCGGTGGCGGTCCTGATCGACAACGTGCCGCGCCCGGATGCCAAGGGCAAGCTCACCGACCAGCCGCTCAGCGCCGCCGAGCTGACCAAGGTCGAGGCCCTGGTCAAGCAGGCCGTGGGCTTCGACGCCGACCGTGGCGACACCGTGTCGGTGATGAACGCGCCGTTCGTCAAGACCACCACCGATGGCCCGGACCCGGTCAAGTGGTGGGAAGACCCGCGCATCCGCGACGCGCTGCGCCTGGGCGTGGGTGCATTGATCGTGCTGGCCCTGCTGTTTGGCGTGCTACGCCCGGCGCTGCGCCAGATCGCCGGTCCGGCCAGCGCGGGCGGCAAGAAGGGCAAGAAGGGGACCGATGGCGAGGGCGTGCCGACCGGCAGCGTCTCGATGCTGGAGAACGACGATCCGCTGCTGTCCCTGGCCGAGGACACCGCCCGGCTCTCCGGCGGTGAGAAGGGCGGCGCCCTGCCGCTGCCGGACGCCTACGAGGAGCGTCTGCGCCTGGCCCGCGAGGCGGTGAAGGCGGATTCCAAGCGCGTGGCGCAGGTCGTCAAGGGTTGGGTGGCCAGTGAAGCCTGA
- the fliE gene encoding flagellar hook-basal body complex protein FliE, translating to MSDSINSILSQIRSYQSQVSQSAAGPVGDVARGNEIQGLVGTTGTQGPSFSDTLRGAIGGVNETQQNAANLAKAFEMGDPNAGLAKVMLAAQQSQVAFRATVEVRNRLVQAYQDVMNMPL from the coding sequence ATGAGCGACTCCATCAATTCCATCCTGTCCCAGATCCGCAGCTACCAGAGCCAGGTCAGCCAGAGCGCGGCCGGTCCGGTGGGCGATGTCGCCCGTGGCAACGAGATCCAGGGCCTGGTCGGCACCACCGGCACCCAGGGGCCGAGCTTCAGCGACACCCTGCGCGGGGCCATCGGTGGCGTCAACGAGACCCAGCAGAATGCGGCCAACCTGGCCAAGGCCTTTGAAATGGGCGACCCCAACGCCGGCCTGGCCAAGGTGATGCTGGCCGCGCAGCAGTCCCAGGTGGCGTTCCGCGCCACCGTGGAAGTCCGCAACCGACTCGTCCAGGCGTACCAGGACGTGATGAACATGCCGCTGTAA
- a CDS encoding sigma-54 dependent transcriptional regulator has translation MSESRILLIDSDAVRAERTVSLLEFMDFNPRWVTDGADINPGKHRQNEWMAVMVGSSEDAAQADKFFDWLAAAKLAPPVLLMEGDPVAFAHAHGLHETNVWPLDTPLRHTQLEALLRRASLKRLDAEHQAVGTQPDTGPTGNSEAVTRLRRLIDQVAAFDTTVLILGESGTGKEVAARAIHHQSPRRDGPFVAINCGAIPPDLLESELFGHEKGAFTGALSARKGRFEMAEGGTLLLDEIGDMSLPMQVKLLRVLQERSFERVGGGQTIRCNVRVIAATHRNLEARIGEGHFREDLFYRLNVFPIEMPALRERADDLAALVQTVAAQLARTGRGEVRFTDEALTALRSYEWPGNVRELTNLVERLAVLHPGGLVRVQDLPSRYRGDFPDSPTPEPAPTAVTAEPARMPAPELPPQPAPHGHELDAVASSLPDDGIDLRDHMANIELALINEALARTQGVVAHAAQLLGLRRTTLVEKLRKYGIDREQTELAS, from the coding sequence ATGAGTGAATCACGCATCCTGCTGATCGACAGCGACGCGGTCCGGGCCGAACGGACGGTGTCGCTCCTGGAATTCATGGACTTCAATCCGCGCTGGGTCACCGACGGCGCCGACATCAATCCCGGCAAGCACCGCCAGAACGAATGGATGGCGGTGATGGTGGGCTCGTCCGAGGATGCCGCCCAGGCCGACAAGTTCTTCGACTGGCTGGCTGCGGCCAAGCTGGCTCCTCCCGTGCTGCTGATGGAAGGCGACCCGGTCGCCTTCGCCCATGCCCATGGCCTGCACGAGACCAATGTCTGGCCGCTGGACACCCCGCTGCGCCACACCCAGCTGGAGGCCTTGCTGCGTCGGGCCAGTCTCAAGCGCCTGGATGCCGAGCACCAGGCCGTGGGCACCCAGCCGGACACGGGCCCCACCGGCAACAGCGAGGCGGTCACCCGCCTGCGCCGACTGATCGACCAGGTGGCCGCCTTCGACACCACGGTGCTGATCCTGGGCGAGTCCGGAACCGGCAAGGAGGTCGCCGCGCGCGCCATCCACCATCAGTCGCCGCGTCGGGACGGGCCCTTCGTGGCCATCAACTGTGGCGCCATTCCGCCGGACCTGCTGGAAAGCGAACTGTTCGGCCATGAGAAAGGCGCCTTCACCGGCGCCCTGAGCGCGCGCAAGGGTCGATTCGAGATGGCCGAGGGCGGCACCCTGCTGCTCGACGAGATCGGTGACATGAGCCTGCCGATGCAGGTCAAGCTGCTGCGCGTGCTGCAGGAGCGCAGCTTCGAACGCGTCGGCGGCGGCCAGACGATCCGCTGCAACGTGCGCGTGATCGCCGCGACCCATCGCAACCTGGAAGCGCGCATCGGCGAGGGACATTTCCGCGAGGACCTGTTTTACCGCCTTAACGTCTTTCCTATCGAAATGCCGGCGCTGCGCGAGCGGGCCGACGACCTGGCGGCCCTGGTCCAGACCGTAGCGGCGCAGTTGGCCCGGACCGGGCGCGGCGAAGTGCGTTTCACCGACGAGGCGCTCACGGCCCTGCGCAGCTACGAATGGCCGGGCAATGTGCGCGAGCTGACCAATCTGGTGGAGCGGCTTGCCGTGCTCCACCCCGGCGGCCTGGTGCGCGTCCAGGACCTGCCTTCTCGTTATCGTGGTGACTTCCCGGACAGCCCGACCCCCGAACCCGCCCCGACAGCGGTCACCGCAGAGCCCGCCCGGATGCCGGCGCCCGAGCTACCCCCCCAGCCCGCCCCCCATGGACACGAATTGGACGCCGTGGCCAGCAGCCTGCCCGACGACGGCATCGACCTGCGCGATCACATGGCCAACATCGAGCTGGCCCTGATCAACGAAGCCCTCGCCCGCACCCAGGGCGTGGTCGCCCACGCCGCCCAGCTATTGGGCCTGCGCCGTACCACCCTGGTCGAAAAGCTGCGCAAGTACGGCATCGACCGCGAGCAGACCGAGCTGGCTAGCTGA
- a CDS encoding response regulator transcription factor encodes MSKLTVLLVDDHEGFINAAMRHFRKVDWLDIVGSAANGLEAIERSETLRPKVVLMDLAMPEMGGLQATRLIKTQDDPPYIVIASHFDDAEHREHALRAGADNFVSKLSYIQEVMPILEGLTEGARNE; translated from the coding sequence ATGAGCAAGCTCACCGTGTTGCTGGTCGACGACCACGAAGGTTTCATCAACGCTGCAATGCGGCATTTCCGCAAGGTCGACTGGCTGGACATCGTGGGAAGCGCGGCCAACGGGTTGGAGGCGATCGAACGCTCCGAAACCCTGCGTCCGAAGGTAGTGCTCATGGACCTGGCCATGCCCGAGATGGGCGGCCTGCAGGCCACCCGCCTGATCAAGACCCAGGACGATCCGCCCTACATCGTGATCGCCAGCCATTTCGACGACGCCGAACACCGTGAACACGCATTGCGTGCCGGGGCTGATAACTTCGTCAGCAAGCTGTCCTACATCCAGGAAGTCATGCCGATCCTGGAGGGCCTGACCGAAGGAGCCAGGAATGAGTGA